In Symmachiella dynata, the following are encoded in one genomic region:
- a CDS encoding Gldg family protein codes for MSLRKHVIFAVFKRNFLSYFSGVIGYLFIVVFVALGSVLAFSDQFFANNIASLDQLNQYFPLLLLFIVPAITMSAWADERKTGTDELLFTLPASDGEIVLGKYLSVLAVYSVALAFSLSHVVVLFMLGHPDVGQLFANYLGYWCAGAALLSAGMFASILTSSTPVAFVIGAVLCAIPVFSDRIGAILPDFLGRHLSASRLFQNMGLSEQLRDFGLGMIPLSGLLYFVSICIFMLYLNLVMAARRHWAGGTKGTQMGWQFAARAICLAVILISANVVFANWNVREDVTSEKLYSISPTTKKVLSELPEKRRILIQAFISPEVPREYVPVRTTLLGLLRQYDQAAGDQLDVRIVNTEQFSPEADEARTFGISAREVQTERAGKVVTDSVFLGAVVTGGVDDEVVIPWFDVGTPIEYELTRSIGTVTETKRRKVGILTTDAKIAGGMNMQSFSSDPEWRIVTELKKQYDVVDVSPDGPITGDFDVLIAPLPSSLTVPQMKNFVDYVKSGKPTLIFDDPMPAFNPQLAAQLPKPSPGGGGMFGQRQPGPPKGDINLLLNELGIAWDKGQSVFDLVNPHPQFASVVQPDLVFVTERNGEGEMAPFSDESEVSKGLQETLLLWPGSIRPREGSQAKFIPLIRSARSSTGVLPFDQLISNHPLFGPQMLPNPKRIIDANTDYYLAARITSDVGAGLNVVFIADMDIISNMFFQIRDRQMYDLNLDNVTFVLNAVDELAGDKEYIPLRKRRAEHRTLTTVEARTQTFVEKLQQETEEANKDAEKQLEEANAKLNEAVEKIRNDPSLDAQDKQIRIQMTQRSLQQRLDVDKVNIENAKEKKVRQEKRETEREISAIEGRIKMWAILLPPIPALVLGIIILCIRVTNERNTIVPERLVRDVGKHA; via the coding sequence ATGAGTTTGAGGAAGCATGTCATCTTCGCTGTCTTCAAGCGGAATTTCCTGAGCTACTTCTCAGGAGTGATCGGCTATTTGTTCATCGTGGTGTTCGTGGCCTTGGGATCGGTGTTGGCGTTTAGCGACCAATTCTTCGCCAACAACATCGCCAGCCTCGATCAACTCAACCAGTATTTTCCGTTGTTGCTGCTGTTCATCGTGCCGGCGATCACCATGAGTGCGTGGGCGGATGAACGCAAAACCGGAACCGATGAGTTGCTGTTTACGCTGCCCGCCTCCGATGGGGAAATCGTACTGGGTAAATATCTGTCCGTGCTGGCGGTCTACAGCGTGGCACTGGCATTTTCCTTGTCGCACGTGGTCGTGTTGTTCATGTTGGGACACCCCGACGTGGGACAATTGTTTGCCAACTATTTGGGGTACTGGTGTGCAGGAGCCGCTTTATTGTCGGCCGGCATGTTCGCCTCGATTTTGACCAGCAGCACGCCAGTGGCATTCGTGATCGGGGCCGTGCTGTGCGCGATTCCGGTGTTCAGCGACCGCATCGGTGCGATTCTGCCTGATTTTCTGGGCCGCCACCTTTCGGCAAGCCGACTGTTTCAGAATATGGGTTTGTCGGAGCAACTCCGCGACTTTGGGTTGGGCATGATCCCGCTGAGCGGCCTATTGTATTTTGTCTCGATCTGCATCTTTATGCTGTATCTGAACCTGGTGATGGCCGCTCGACGGCATTGGGCCGGTGGCACCAAAGGGACGCAAATGGGTTGGCAGTTCGCCGCCCGGGCGATCTGTTTGGCAGTCATTTTGATCAGCGCCAATGTGGTCTTTGCCAATTGGAACGTCCGTGAAGATGTGACCTCCGAAAAGCTTTACAGCATCTCACCGACGACGAAAAAGGTCCTGTCGGAACTGCCGGAGAAACGTCGGATTTTGATCCAGGCGTTCATCAGCCCGGAAGTTCCTCGTGAATATGTCCCGGTCCGCACCACGTTGTTGGGGTTGTTGCGACAGTATGATCAGGCGGCCGGCGATCAACTCGACGTGCGGATTGTCAACACCGAACAGTTTTCACCCGAAGCAGACGAAGCGCGGACATTCGGCATCAGCGCCCGTGAAGTACAAACCGAACGTGCGGGCAAGGTCGTGACTGATTCGGTCTTTTTAGGAGCGGTCGTCACCGGTGGTGTGGATGATGAAGTGGTGATTCCCTGGTTCGACGTGGGGACGCCGATTGAATACGAATTGACGCGGTCGATTGGCACCGTGACTGAGACCAAACGCCGCAAGGTGGGCATTTTGACGACCGACGCCAAAATCGCCGGCGGCATGAATATGCAAAGCTTCTCCAGCGATCCCGAATGGCGGATCGTGACCGAATTGAAAAAGCAATATGACGTGGTGGATGTCTCGCCCGATGGCCCGATCACGGGGGATTTTGATGTCCTCATCGCCCCGCTGCCGTCGTCGTTGACGGTGCCGCAGATGAAAAACTTTGTCGACTACGTGAAGTCGGGTAAACCAACGTTGATCTTCGACGACCCGATGCCGGCGTTCAACCCGCAATTGGCGGCGCAGCTTCCCAAACCAAGTCCTGGCGGTGGCGGCATGTTCGGCCAACGCCAACCGGGGCCTCCCAAAGGAGACATCAACCTGCTGCTCAACGAATTGGGCATTGCCTGGGACAAGGGGCAGTCGGTGTTTGATTTGGTCAATCCGCACCCGCAATTCGCCAGCGTTGTGCAACCCGATTTGGTGTTTGTGACCGAACGGAATGGCGAAGGAGAAATGGCGCCCTTCAGTGACGAAAGCGAAGTCAGCAAGGGCCTGCAGGAAACGCTGTTGCTGTGGCCCGGTTCCATCCGGCCGCGCGAGGGCAGCCAAGCCAAGTTCATTCCCCTCATCCGCTCCGCTCGATCGTCGACCGGTGTGTTGCCATTCGACCAATTGATCAGCAACCACCCGTTGTTCGGCCCGCAGATGCTGCCGAATCCGAAACGGATCATCGACGCGAATACGGACTATTATCTGGCGGCACGGATCACCTCGGACGTGGGAGCAGGCCTGAACGTGGTCTTCATCGCCGACATGGACATTATCTCCAACATGTTCTTCCAAATTCGTGATCGGCAGATGTACGATTTGAATTTGGACAACGTGACGTTTGTGCTGAATGCGGTTGATGAATTGGCCGGGGACAAAGAGTATATCCCCTTGCGAAAGCGCCGTGCTGAGCACCGGACTTTGACGACTGTGGAAGCGCGGACGCAAACGTTTGTGGAAAAACTGCAACAAGAAACGGAAGAGGCCAACAAGGATGCGGAGAAGCAACTCGAAGAGGCCAACGCCAAGCTGAACGAGGCGGTCGAAAAAATTCGCAACGATCCGTCGCTCGACGCGCAAGACAAGCAAATTCGCATTCAAATGACACAGCGTTCACTTCAACAACGTTTGGACGTGGATAAGGTCAACATCGAAAATGCCAAGGAAAAGAAGGTCCGTCAGGAAAAACGGGAAACGGAACGTGAAATTTCGGCCATCGAGGGACGCATTAAAATGTGGGCGATTCTCTTGCCGCCGATTCCCGCTTTGGTGTTGGGAATTATCATTTTGTGCATCCGCGTCACCAATGAACGAAACACGATCGTCCCGGAGCGTCTGGTGCGCGACGTCGGCAAACACGCATAA
- a CDS encoding ABC transporter ATP-binding protein has protein sequence MNKPENSAVIEAIGLSKFYGPFAAISDVSFQIPRGQVAAFLGPNGAGKSTTMKCLTGFLAPTHGTAKIGGHDVLEDRMAAAKMIGYLPENGPLYAEMTPQSFLKYMGEARGLKRQQLKDRLDYVVEQCALGGVYGKAISKLSKGYRQRVGMAQALLHDPEVLILDEPTAGLDPNQIHQVRDLITRLSETKTILLSTHILQEVEAIAGRVVFIFNGRIVFDGTVAEMAAGGDMEAKFRELTTTAA, from the coding sequence ATGAACAAACCCGAGAATTCGGCAGTGATTGAGGCAATCGGCCTGAGCAAGTTTTATGGGCCGTTCGCCGCGATTTCGGATGTGAGCTTTCAGATACCGCGCGGTCAGGTGGCGGCGTTTCTCGGCCCCAACGGGGCAGGGAAGTCCACCACCATGAAGTGCTTGACCGGCTTTTTGGCGCCGACACACGGCACAGCAAAAATCGGCGGCCACGACGTGCTTGAAGATCGCATGGCGGCGGCCAAGATGATCGGGTATCTGCCGGAAAACGGTCCGCTGTATGCGGAAATGACGCCGCAAAGCTTTTTGAAATACATGGGAGAAGCCCGCGGGCTGAAACGGCAGCAATTGAAGGACCGGCTGGATTACGTTGTGGAACAATGTGCCCTGGGAGGCGTTTACGGCAAAGCAATTAGTAAACTCTCCAAAGGATATCGGCAGCGCGTCGGCATGGCACAGGCGCTGCTGCATGATCCAGAGGTGCTGATTCTTGACGAACCGACCGCCGGGCTGGATCCCAATCAAATCCATCAGGTCCGCGATTTGATCACTCGTTTAAGCGAGACAAAAACAATTTTGCTGTCGACGCACATTTTGCAAGAAGTCGAAGCAATCGCGGGACGCGTGGTGTTCATCTTCAATGGTCGCATTGTCTTCGACGGCACCGTGGCAGAGATGGCAGCCGGCGGTGACATGGAGGCCAAGTTCCGCGAATTGACGACCACAGCGGCTTGA
- the topA gene encoding type I DNA topoisomerase: MAKKKVKGLVIVESPAKARKISGYLGSDYIVLASMGHVRDLPAGAAEIPAAVKKEPWSTLGVNVDSEFEPLYIIPKEKKKVVKELKDALKNAQELIIATDEDREGESIGWHLVELLKPKVPVKRMVFSEITKSAIQAAIDNPREMDTDLVSAQETRRVLDRLYGYRLSPLLWKKVAPKLSAGRVQSVAVRVLVRRELERIAFHSGTYWDLKATLNTLPEGQFDAQLWTLGGKRIAAGKDFDEATGKLKLDVDVLLLNEKESLELKDRLLKTDWNVSNIEERQQVRKPYPPFTTSTLQQEANRKLNMTARQTMQTAQRLYEAGHITYMRTDSVNLSTEAIDAARNCVDTRYGHEYLSDGPRQFTSKSKNAQEAHEAIRPAGTEMKTAEELGLSGGEGRLYGLIWKRTAATQMAEARLRFQTVTIAADDAEFRATGRHVEFPGFFRAYVEGTDDPEAALDDQESSLPPMKEADKLRCGELEPIGHETKPPARFTEATLVRALEADGIGRPSTYASIIGTIQDRGYVRKQGSQLVPTFTAMAVTKLLEQYFPNLVDYAFTAKMEQTLDDISNGEIESLPYLKEFYGGEEGLDSQVKTNEEKIDPRDICTLDLEGIESKVRVGRYGPYLQKEQEDGENLTASLPAEISPADITNEMAEKLIKQKIEGPTPIGMHPEEGLPIFVLHGPFGYYMQLGEVTEDGPKPKRVSLPKNVEPENVTLPLAMDLLSLPRTVGQHPETDKVVKAGIGRFGPYVLHNKVYASIPKEKDVLTIGLEDAVDLIKNKKVRGAATPLKELGPHPEDGEMVAVFEGRYGPYVKHGKINATLPKETEPDSVTLERALDMIAEKAAKGGGTKKKKKKAAKKKAAKKKTTKKKATKKKAGKKKTTKKKATKKKTAS; the protein is encoded by the coding sequence GTGGCCAAAAAGAAAGTCAAAGGACTGGTGATTGTGGAATCACCGGCAAAGGCCCGCAAGATCAGCGGCTACCTCGGCTCGGACTACATCGTCCTGGCCAGTATGGGGCACGTCCGCGATCTGCCAGCCGGCGCTGCGGAGATTCCGGCCGCTGTCAAGAAAGAACCGTGGTCCACACTGGGAGTGAATGTCGATTCCGAGTTTGAACCGCTGTACATCATCCCTAAAGAAAAGAAAAAAGTCGTCAAGGAACTCAAGGACGCCCTCAAAAACGCCCAAGAGCTGATCATCGCGACGGACGAAGACCGCGAAGGGGAAAGCATTGGATGGCACCTCGTCGAGTTGCTCAAACCCAAGGTCCCCGTCAAACGGATGGTGTTTTCCGAAATCACCAAATCCGCCATCCAAGCCGCCATCGACAACCCCCGCGAAATGGACACCGATCTGGTTTCGGCCCAAGAAACCCGCCGGGTGCTCGATCGCCTTTACGGATATCGTCTCAGCCCACTATTGTGGAAAAAAGTCGCCCCTAAACTCTCCGCCGGCCGCGTCCAATCAGTCGCCGTCCGGGTCCTCGTGCGGCGGGAATTGGAACGCATTGCCTTCCACAGCGGAACCTACTGGGACCTCAAAGCCACACTGAACACATTGCCCGAGGGGCAATTCGACGCCCAATTGTGGACCCTGGGCGGTAAAAGAATCGCTGCAGGTAAGGATTTCGACGAGGCGACCGGAAAACTCAAGCTCGACGTCGATGTCTTGTTGCTCAATGAGAAGGAGTCGCTCGAACTCAAGGACCGGTTGCTCAAAACCGACTGGAACGTCTCCAATATCGAAGAGCGGCAACAGGTCCGCAAACCGTATCCCCCCTTCACCACCAGTACGCTGCAACAAGAAGCCAACCGCAAGCTGAACATGACCGCTCGGCAGACGATGCAAACCGCCCAGCGGTTGTATGAAGCGGGTCATATTACTTACATGCGGACCGACTCGGTCAATCTCTCGACCGAAGCGATCGATGCGGCACGAAATTGCGTCGATACCCGTTACGGACACGAGTACCTCAGCGACGGCCCACGTCAATTTACCTCCAAAAGCAAAAACGCCCAAGAGGCTCACGAAGCCATCCGCCCTGCTGGGACGGAGATGAAAACAGCCGAAGAACTGGGGCTTTCCGGCGGTGAGGGACGCTTGTACGGTCTGATCTGGAAGCGGACCGCTGCCACGCAAATGGCTGAAGCCCGTTTGCGGTTCCAAACCGTGACCATCGCCGCCGATGATGCTGAGTTTCGCGCCACCGGCCGTCACGTCGAATTTCCCGGCTTCTTCCGGGCCTATGTCGAAGGGACCGACGATCCCGAAGCCGCGCTCGACGACCAAGAAAGCAGCCTGCCGCCGATGAAAGAAGCGGACAAACTCCGCTGCGGCGAACTTGAACCGATCGGCCACGAAACCAAACCGCCGGCGCGCTTCACCGAAGCGACGCTCGTGCGGGCGCTGGAAGCAGATGGCATCGGCCGGCCGAGTACCTATGCGTCGATCATCGGCACCATTCAGGACCGGGGTTACGTACGCAAACAGGGCAGCCAATTGGTTCCCACCTTCACGGCGATGGCTGTCACCAAATTGCTGGAACAATACTTCCCCAATCTGGTCGACTACGCCTTCACCGCCAAGATGGAACAAACGCTCGACGACATTTCCAACGGCGAAATCGAATCGCTCCCGTATCTCAAGGAATTTTACGGCGGCGAGGAGGGCTTGGACTCGCAGGTTAAGACCAACGAGGAAAAGATCGATCCCCGCGACATTTGCACGCTGGACCTGGAAGGCATCGAATCGAAGGTCCGCGTCGGTCGTTATGGACCGTATCTACAGAAGGAGCAGGAAGATGGCGAAAACCTAACCGCCTCACTGCCCGCCGAAATTTCTCCCGCCGACATTACCAATGAAATGGCGGAGAAACTGATCAAGCAAAAAATCGAAGGCCCCACGCCAATCGGCATGCACCCCGAAGAGGGACTGCCGATTTTCGTGCTGCACGGACCGTTCGGCTACTACATGCAACTCGGTGAAGTCACCGAGGACGGCCCCAAACCCAAACGGGTCTCGCTGCCCAAAAACGTCGAACCGGAAAATGTCACCCTCCCGCTCGCGATGGACTTACTCAGCCTGCCGCGCACGGTCGGGCAGCATCCGGAAACCGACAAGGTTGTCAAAGCGGGCATTGGACGATTTGGACCGTACGTCCTGCACAACAAGGTGTACGCCTCGATCCCCAAAGAAAAAGATGTGCTCACCATCGGCCTGGAAGATGCCGTTGACCTGATTAAAAATAAAAAAGTACGAGGAGCGGCGACACCGCTGAAAGAACTCGGTCCGCACCCCGAAGATGGCGAAATGGTCGCCGTGTTCGAAGGCCGCTACGGACCTTACGTCAAACACGGAAAAATTAACGCCACGCTCCCCAAAGAAACCGAACCCGATTCGGTCACGCTGGAGCGCGCACTCGACATGATCGCCGAAAAGGCGGCCAAGGGGGGCGGCACGAAGAAGAAAAAGAAGAAAGCCGCCAAGAAAAAGGCAGCGAAGAAAAAGACGACCAAGAAGAAGGCCACCAAAAAGAAAGCGGGTAAAAAGAAAACCACCAAGAAGAAAGCGACCAAGAAAAAAACCGCTTCCTAA
- a CDS encoding UbiX family flavin prenyltransferase, with protein MSPIVIALTGASGSIYALRLLDVLLDAGCELHVVVSPAAALVMRDELDPQLDTDQFRIETMLPSAQQAGDVLSRFQFPALESSSEQRGTLRVYHHQDFHAGIASGSFLTSGMVICPCSMGTLAAIASGQSSNLIHRAADVHLKERRKLIVVPRETPLGVIQLENMARLANAGGVILPAMPGFYHAPTSMADLVDFVVARICDQLGVPHTLLERWGEADADTGTIER; from the coding sequence ATGTCCCCCATCGTGATTGCCCTCACCGGAGCCAGCGGGTCGATTTATGCGCTGCGGTTGTTGGATGTGTTGCTTGATGCGGGGTGCGAATTGCACGTGGTGGTTAGTCCGGCCGCGGCGCTGGTGATGCGGGATGAGTTGGATCCGCAGTTGGACACCGATCAATTTCGCATTGAAACGATGTTGCCTTCTGCTCAGCAGGCAGGGGACGTGCTTAGTCGGTTTCAATTCCCGGCTTTGGAGTCATCAAGCGAGCAGCGTGGGACGCTCCGTGTGTATCATCATCAGGACTTCCATGCGGGGATTGCCAGCGGGTCATTCTTAACGTCGGGGATGGTGATTTGTCCCTGTTCGATGGGGACGTTGGCGGCGATTGCCAGCGGGCAGTCGTCGAACTTAATACACCGCGCTGCTGACGTGCACCTGAAGGAACGCCGCAAGTTGATTGTTGTGCCGCGGGAGACGCCGCTGGGGGTGATCCAACTGGAAAACATGGCGCGGTTGGCCAATGCGGGAGGTGTGATTTTGCCGGCGATGCCTGGCTTTTATCATGCACCGACTTCGATGGCGGACCTGGTCGATTTTGTGGTGGCGCGGATCTGCGACCAACTGGGCGTACCGCACACATTGCTGGAGCGTTGGGGTGAAGCAGACGCAGATACGGGAACGATTGAGCGTTGA
- the ubiE gene encoding bifunctional demethylmenaquinone methyltransferase/2-methoxy-6-polyprenyl-1,4-benzoquinol methylase UbiE — MTVDKSGGRVRRMFGEISPRYDFLNHFLSGGTDIYWRWRAVRLAPPVGDAPILDVCTGTGDLAFSYEKRAQGAAVIGSDFTHEMLVLANKKREAASGSRIEFLEADAQRLPFADDSFQIVSVAFGLRNVADTMQGLQEMTRVCRPGGKVVVLEFSMPENRLFRACYRWYFRHILPRIGQLLARNSQFAYNYLPQSVSEFAQGETLATMMKQAGLASVIYKPLTFGIATLYVGTK; from the coding sequence ATGACAGTTGATAAGTCCGGTGGGCGCGTGCGGCGCATGTTTGGTGAGATATCGCCGCGCTATGATTTTCTGAATCATTTCCTCTCCGGCGGCACAGACATTTATTGGCGCTGGCGGGCCGTGCGGTTGGCGCCGCCGGTGGGGGACGCACCGATATTGGACGTCTGTACGGGAACGGGGGACTTGGCATTTAGCTACGAGAAACGGGCGCAAGGCGCTGCTGTCATCGGCAGCGACTTCACGCACGAGATGTTGGTGCTGGCGAATAAAAAACGGGAAGCGGCCAGTGGTTCGCGAATTGAATTTCTGGAAGCCGACGCACAGCGGCTGCCGTTTGCGGACGACAGTTTTCAAATCGTCTCAGTCGCATTCGGACTACGCAACGTCGCCGACACCATGCAGGGATTACAGGAGATGACGCGCGTCTGCCGGCCGGGGGGAAAGGTGGTTGTGCTCGAGTTTTCGATGCCGGAAAACCGCCTGTTTCGTGCTTGTTATCGCTGGTATTTTCGCCACATCTTGCCGCGGATTGGACAATTATTGGCCCGCAACAGTCAGTTTGCCTACAATTATTTACCGCAGTCGGTCAGTGAATTCGCCCAAGGCGAAACGCTGGCAACCATGATGAAACAAGCCGGCCTCGCGAGCGTGATTTACAAACCGTTGACGTTTGGAATTGCCACGCTGTATGTGGGGACCAAGTAG
- the ilvE gene encoding branched-chain-amino-acid transaminase: MSLKVYIAGELVDKADAKVSVFDHGFLYGDGVFEGIRVYNGRVFLMDEHIERLYESALAIRLEIPLSPAEMTEAVNKTVAANGITEGYVRLVISRGAGTLGLDIRRTSDPQVIIIADTISLYPPEMYRDGLKVVTASTIRNHAGALSPRIKSLNYLNNILAKIEATDTGCIEALMLNAQGEVAECTGDNIFIVKDGVLKTPPPEAGILEGITRGAVMGLARQAGLTVQEVAMVRHDIYIADECFLTGTAAEVIPVVDLDGRKIGSGTPGPVTKDLLERFQTLKTGG, encoded by the coding sequence ATGTCATTGAAGGTTTATATCGCCGGCGAACTCGTCGACAAGGCCGATGCCAAAGTGAGCGTTTTCGACCACGGGTTTCTCTACGGCGATGGCGTGTTCGAAGGGATCCGCGTTTATAATGGGCGGGTGTTCCTCATGGACGAACACATCGAGCGGCTGTATGAGAGCGCGCTAGCGATCCGCCTGGAGATTCCGCTTTCGCCCGCTGAAATGACCGAAGCGGTGAACAAGACGGTTGCTGCCAATGGGATTACCGAAGGGTATGTGCGACTGGTGATCTCGCGGGGGGCCGGGACGTTGGGGTTGGATATTCGCCGCACCAGCGATCCCCAGGTGATTATTATCGCCGATACGATTTCGCTGTATCCGCCTGAGATGTACCGCGACGGACTGAAGGTCGTCACCGCCAGCACGATCCGCAATCACGCCGGCGCACTGAGTCCGCGGATCAAGTCGCTTAACTATCTCAACAACATCTTGGCCAAAATCGAAGCGACCGATACCGGCTGCATCGAAGCACTGATGCTCAATGCGCAAGGCGAAGTGGCGGAATGTACTGGGGATAATATCTTCATCGTCAAAGATGGTGTCCTTAAAACGCCGCCGCCCGAGGCGGGGATCTTGGAAGGCATTACGCGGGGAGCCGTCATGGGCTTGGCCAGACAGGCTGGCTTAACGGTCCAAGAAGTTGCCATGGTCCGCCACGACATCTACATCGCCGACGAATGTTTTCTGACCGGTACGGCGGCTGAGGTGATTCCGGTCGTCGACCTGGACGGCCGCAAGATTGGCTCGGGAACTCCCGGTCCGGTGACGAAGGACCTGCTGGAGCGGTTTCAGACGCTGAAAACGGGCGGGTGA
- a CDS encoding ABC transporter ATP-binding protein: METAEIIKMPQRHIAAIAVEKAYRKGDHKIPVLHGVNIDVNRGEFVSIVGQSGSGKSTLLHLLGLLDAPSVGEIHLDSQRIDDLSAKSRDELRNRVFGFIFQFYHLLPELSVIENVLSPLMIRHSLLGYLRRKKQFQNEARELLDRVGLSHRLTHRPSELSGGEMQRAAIARALIGKPEVLLADEPTGNLDATTGGEIMDLLRKLNEEEGLTIVMVTHDNVIAEQAGRTVRLREGRLEKLAEAA; this comes from the coding sequence ATGGAAACGGCAGAGATCATTAAAATGCCTCAGCGTCATATCGCGGCAATCGCCGTGGAAAAGGCTTACCGCAAGGGTGACCACAAGATTCCCGTATTGCACGGTGTGAACATCGATGTGAATCGCGGGGAGTTTGTCTCCATCGTGGGCCAATCGGGCTCCGGCAAGAGCACGTTGCTGCACCTGCTGGGATTGTTGGATGCTCCCAGCGTGGGAGAAATTCACCTCGACAGCCAACGCATCGATGACTTATCGGCCAAAAGCCGCGACGAACTCCGCAACCGGGTGTTCGGATTCATCTTTCAGTTCTACCACCTGCTGCCCGAATTGAGCGTGATTGAAAACGTGCTTTCACCGCTGATGATTCGGCATTCGTTGCTGGGCTATTTGCGGCGGAAAAAGCAATTTCAAAACGAGGCCCGCGAGTTACTGGATCGCGTCGGTTTGTCGCATCGGTTAACGCACCGGCCGTCGGAACTCTCGGGTGGAGAAATGCAACGTGCGGCCATCGCCCGGGCCTTGATCGGCAAGCCGGAGGTGCTCCTGGCGGACGAACCGACCGGGAATTTGGACGCAACCACCGGCGGCGAGATCATGGACTTGCTGCGGAAGCTGAACGAAGAAGAAGGCCTGACGATCGTGATGGTGACTCACGACAACGTAATCGCCGAACAGGCCGGCCGAACGGTGCGACTCCGGGAAGGTCGATTGGAAAAGCTGGCAGAGGCTGCTTAG
- a CDS encoding ABC transporter permease, whose translation MYKYLLCTRYLRTRYIALTCIVSVTLGVATMIVVNSVMSGFSSQMKERIRGILADVVLETGSADGEQDPDRIMARIRHAAGEHIEAMSPTVEVYGMLSFRSFGQYITKPVTIIGIEPESKAKMGTLTDHLYNFMPQRDEEGNRIGPPRYVANVPASFDLHPDDQEYRTAQKESEMRMREHSRMMNELEPVESPVDNAGAMDASELFAGSELIGADDEMFDEEPEDLTSPLEGRVYIGSELVTYKYEDQATGKIKTLPMVRVGDDVQLSTVGSGRPPQAIHFDATVVDYFKCGMSEYDNSLVFCNLDYLQKQRVMIDPQTGLTSVTSVQIKLKESADPAVVVGLLRGEFEPGRFAVHTWEQKQGPLLAAVEVESAILNVLLFLIIAVAGFGILAIFFMIVVEKTRDIGILKSLGASSSGVMSIFLAYGFGLGIVGSGAGVGMGLLIVWKINWIEEQITWLTGKEVFDERIYYFPEIPTNIEPWMVFWVAVGAIAIAVLSSILPARRASRLHPVASLRYE comes from the coding sequence ATGTACAAGTATCTTCTCTGCACGCGCTATTTGCGGACTCGGTATATTGCGTTGACCTGCATTGTCAGTGTCACGTTGGGCGTGGCGACGATGATTGTCGTCAACAGCGTGATGAGCGGGTTTAGCAGCCAAATGAAGGAACGGATTCGCGGCATTCTGGCCGATGTGGTCCTGGAAACGGGCAGCGCCGATGGCGAACAGGACCCCGACCGGATCATGGCTCGCATTCGCCATGCGGCGGGTGAGCATATTGAGGCGATGAGCCCCACCGTCGAGGTGTATGGCATGCTCAGCTTTCGCTCATTCGGGCAATACATCACCAAACCGGTGACGATCATCGGCATCGAACCCGAATCCAAAGCCAAGATGGGGACGCTGACCGATCATCTGTACAATTTCATGCCCCAACGGGATGAAGAAGGGAACCGGATTGGCCCGCCCCGCTATGTGGCGAACGTGCCGGCTTCATTTGACTTGCACCCCGACGATCAAGAGTACCGCACAGCGCAAAAAGAAAGCGAAATGCGGATGCGGGAACATAGTCGGATGATGAACGAGTTGGAGCCGGTCGAATCGCCGGTGGACAACGCGGGAGCAATGGATGCCAGTGAGCTCTTCGCAGGCTCTGAGCTCATTGGCGCCGACGACGAAATGTTTGACGAAGAGCCTGAGGATTTGACGTCCCCACTCGAAGGTCGGGTCTATATCGGCTCGGAACTGGTGACATACAAATACGAAGATCAAGCGACCGGAAAAATCAAGACGCTGCCGATGGTTCGCGTGGGTGATGACGTGCAACTGAGCACCGTCGGTTCCGGGCGGCCTCCTCAGGCAATCCACTTCGACGCGACCGTGGTTGATTATTTCAAATGCGGCATGAGCGAGTATGACAACAGCTTGGTCTTCTGCAATTTGGATTACCTGCAAAAACAACGCGTCATGATTGATCCGCAAACCGGTCTGACTTCGGTGACATCGGTGCAGATCAAATTGAAAGAATCGGCCGACCCGGCCGTCGTTGTCGGTTTGTTGCGGGGAGAATTCGAGCCGGGACGGTTCGCCGTGCATACCTGGGAGCAAAAACAAGGCCCGTTGTTGGCCGCGGTTGAAGTGGAATCGGCGATCCTGAACGTGTTGCTGTTTCTGATCATCGCAGTCGCCGGCTTTGGCATTTTGGCGATCTTCTTCATGATCGTCGTAGAGAAAACACGCGACATCGGCATTCTGAAATCCTTGGGAGCCAGCTCCAGCGGTGTGATGTCGATTTTCCTGGCCTACGGATTCGGCTTGGGTATCGTTGGTTCTGGTGCGGGCGTGGGCATGGGATTGCTGATTGTCTGGAAAATCAATTGGATTGAAGAACAGATCACGTGGCTGACCGGGAAAGAAGTGTTTGACGAACGGATTTACTATTTCCCGGAAATTCCCACCAACATTGAGCCGTGGATGGTGTTTTGGGTCGCAGTCGGTGCCATCGCCATCGCCGTGTTGTCCAGCATCCTGCCGGCACGACGCGCATCGCGACTGCATCCGGTGGCGTCGCTGCGGTATGAATGA